In Pseudanabaenaceae cyanobacterium SKYG29, the DNA window ACATGCAAAAGTTACAGCGAGCAGCAACCGCCCAAGGAGTGGTCTGGCTTTCAGTAATTTCTTCTGCCCCTGGGCAACAGGGATTTGTGGATGCTGCTAAAGCCAATGAATTGACCAAATCTCGCAACGCCAGTCCCACAGCGGTCATCCTTGATCCCGATGGTACTTTCGGTAGACTCTACGGCGCTCGCACCACACCTCACATGTTCATTATTGCTCCCGATGGCAAATTAGCTTACATGGGCGCGATCGATGACAAACCCTCGGCCAACAAAAATGACGTAGCAGGGGCAAGAAACTATATCAGTGAAGCCCTGGAAGCAATTAAGGCAGGCAGACCTGTTGCTGTGGCTACAACCCAACCCTATGGTTGCAGTGTTAAGTACGGCAAGTAGAGCTTAATTGGGGAGTCAGGAGAGTATCTTACTCCCCGTAACACTAACTTTCTCCTACTCAGCACTTGCCCTAATTAATCGGAATAGGATTGGGTAATCTTACCAATGAAGAGAGATTACAACGACTGAATTCACAACACATCAAAGAGTGCTAGCCGATGAACTAGACCTCTGAGTTGTGACAGCTCTCCAAGCAATTCTTTTTTTCCAGCGAGTGTAGAGCGCGGCAAAGCTCTTTCTAACTCATACGATTACTGTGGTTCAAACGAGAGAAATTTTGCTGACTGTGCTCGCTTAGCGATGATTAACCCCACAAGCCTTTATGGTTTTACGCTCTGCAACAAGCGGTTCAACAGGAGTTGGAGTTGCGATCGAATCCCAAACCTGACAATGCTGCTTACATCTCTTACCGCCAGTCACTATTTGTGATGAGAAAAGGGCAGGCTGCCCACAACCCGCCCCTATTGGTCATTTAGCGCATCGCAAGTTCTGGCTCTACTTCTTCGTCCACACCGTGCCGTTCGACCAGCGGATACAACTGGGACTAACTAGTGTGCCGACAAAAGTAGCGTCATCGGGAAAAGTCACTCTAGCCTGGCTAGAGGTAATCAGCGTACCCCTTGCGGTCGGACGCCGATAGGCTGA includes these proteins:
- a CDS encoding thioredoxin family protein, producing MHTNVKNSLISLAVVPASLAAIAGFSLFFKTDNVVAATDVKVGAPAPAFTVTDSNGKKHSLSDFKGKTVVLEWTNHECPFVKKHYETDNMQKLQRAATAQGVVWLSVISSAPGQQGFVDAAKANELTKSRNASPTAVILDPDGTFGRLYGARTTPHMFIIAPDGKLAYMGAIDDKPSANKNDVAGARNYISEALEAIKAGRPVAVATTQPYGCSVKYGK